In a single window of the Elaeis guineensis isolate ETL-2024a chromosome 4, EG11, whole genome shotgun sequence genome:
- the LOC109505088 gene encoding uncharacterized protein isoform X2 codes for MMMMMMMMMEQRLAGATTAKDKDKNAPILLSSSSSSSSEDGGGGGGGGGKEAASTSPPIPTKKKHRKAGIEEEEKKKKKKRERRSREGDEEEAPKKRKMKKKNKEDDKGKKMDASCSFPMSRVWRLVRSEGGAATNTRTTPDAVFLINKASEMFLEKFAEDAYATAVQERKKSIAYKHLSSTVSSGKRFCS; via the exons atgatgatgatgatgatgatgatgatggaacAGCGGCTGGCGGGAGCGACAACAGCCAAGGACAAGGACAAGAATGCCCCTATTCtcctttcctcctcctcctcctcttcatcGGAggacggaggaggaggaggaggaggaggagggaaagAGGCGGCTTCtacctctcctcctattcctaccaAGAAAAAGCACAGAAAGGCGGggatagaggaggaggagaagaagaaaaagaagaagagggagaggaggagtaGAGAAGGGGATGAGGAGGAGGCGCCCAagaagaggaagatgaagaagaagaacaaggagGACGACAAGGGCAAGAAGATGGACGCCTCGTGCAGCTTCCCGATGAGCCGAGTGTGGCGCCTCGTCCGGAGTGAGGGCGGCGCCGCCACGAATACTCGTACTACCCCCGATGCCGTCTTCCTCATCAACAAGGCCTCC GAGATGTTTCTAGAAAAATTTGCTGAGGATGCTTATGCCACTGCCGTGCAGGAACGTAAAAAGTCTATTGCCTACAAACACCTCT CATCAACTGTTTCCAGTGGGAAGAG ATTTTGTTCCTGA
- the LOC109505088 gene encoding uncharacterized protein isoform X1, translated as MMMMMMMMMEQRLAGATTAKDKDKNAPILLSSSSSSSSEDGGGGGGGGGKEAASTSPPIPTKKKHRKAGIEEEEKKKKKKRERRSREGDEEEAPKKRKMKKKNKEDDKGKKMDASCSFPMSRVWRLVRSEGGAATNTRTTPDAVFLINKASEMFLEKFAEDAYATAVQERKKSIAYKHLSSTVSSGKRYEFLSDFVPEKVRAEDALKAKALVET; from the exons atgatgatgatgatgatgatgatgatggaacAGCGGCTGGCGGGAGCGACAACAGCCAAGGACAAGGACAAGAATGCCCCTATTCtcctttcctcctcctcctcctcttcatcGGAggacggaggaggaggaggaggaggaggagggaaagAGGCGGCTTCtacctctcctcctattcctaccaAGAAAAAGCACAGAAAGGCGGggatagaggaggaggagaagaagaaaaagaagaagagggagaggaggagtaGAGAAGGGGATGAGGAGGAGGCGCCCAagaagaggaagatgaagaagaagaacaaggagGACGACAAGGGCAAGAAGATGGACGCCTCGTGCAGCTTCCCGATGAGCCGAGTGTGGCGCCTCGTCCGGAGTGAGGGCGGCGCCGCCACGAATACTCGTACTACCCCCGATGCCGTCTTCCTCATCAACAAGGCCTCC GAGATGTTTCTAGAAAAATTTGCTGAGGATGCTTATGCCACTGCCGTGCAGGAACGTAAAAAGTCTATTGCCTACAAACACCTCT CATCAACTGTTTCCAGTGGGAAGAGGTATGAGTTCCTATCAG ATTTTGTTCCTGAGAAGGTAAGAGCTGAAGATGCGTTGAAGGCGAAGGCATTGGTTGAAACATGA